agagcgacttacaaatgtgctttgaagtttccgtcattggatagatccttacactggttactaggttactaactaagtgccatcagtcaaacactgttgggaaggttttttttgtttgtttgtttgttttttgctacGAGAGGGGATTAACCCAAATATCATAAATAATGACAATATTATAACAGATAAACAGATAGGCTACTTTAGTAAGTTAAAAGTACAGACATTTGTTGAAGGGTGTAAAATGCATATACCTGAAACTGTACTCAAGTACAATAACAAAGTATAATGTACTTGATATCTTTCGCCTCTAATTATTTAGAGCAAGAGATCCAAAAACTGTGCTATACGTTTTGTTGTTGTCCTTGTTTTTAATACCCTTTGGTGGTTTGCTCTTAACCTATGATGTAGGTGGTGCGAAACAAACCTGTTGCGAAAGAGGCTTCAggcaaaagaaaatgcaactgTCGCCAGGAGATGAGAACCACACAGCTTGGCCCAGGCCGCTTCCAAATGACCCAGGAAGTAGTCTGTGATGAATGTCCCAATATTAGGTGAGTCTTACTACTCCTTTTCAGGAGAAAATGTATTGAaatagatcacacacacacacacacacacacacacacacacacacacacacacacaaagagagagaaaaaaataacactggCACTGTTGCAGGCTTGTGAATGAAGAGAGGACACTAGAAGTGGAGATCGAGCAGGGGGTCAGAGATGAGATGGAGTACCCCTTTATTGGAGAAGGTGATGCATGACTCCACAGAAACTTTTGGATTTATTACCCTTAAATTTTTCCCAATTTCAAAAGTAGGTGTCTGGCAAAGCAGCATTGAAGTTTGTTCCCTTGTGTGCAGGTGAACCCCATATTGATGGAGAGCCTGGAGATCTTCGCTTCCGCATCAAAGTCTTAAAGTAAGCTCACTGTTTAAAAACAGTCGATGGAATATATCACATAGAATTTAAATGGTATCTTCACTCTCCCAAAGGGTATGTAATAACTTTATAGGTCTGCTTAGGTGCTCAATGAGTTATAGTCACATTTCTACACATATGATGGAGGTTAGCACTgcattattagggcccaagaaTATAATTAGGTTATTATTCCAGAACGATGCACCATCGAACACAAGACTAAACATAAGTTAATGGCCTGAGACTTGATCCACCAAAGTACTTTAACCATTATCAGAAAATAATGGTAGGCAATTAGCTGGTGAATATTGCACCCAATTCTATAACTAATTAAGAACAttgttattaatgtatttaattgtCCACTCATAATGAGGATGATAAAGATCAATGGCATATTTAAagcgtgtatgtgtatatatataaatatatatatatatatatatatatatatatatatatatatatatatatatataaaatcaaaggATGAAAATAAGATATTTCTATGTTTTTGATACTCTAGACACCCATTGTTTGAGCGCAGAGGCGATGATCTTTACACAAACGTCACCATCACACTGGTAGAAGCCTTGGTCGGCTTTGAAATGTTTATTAGACATCTGGATGGCCACAAGGCAAGTATCCTAATTACCACTCACACCTTTATGCTCCTGTGAAACTTCCCATGATCCATTGTATCAATTGTGCTTCTTCTGGATATACAGGTTCATATTGTTAGAGATAAGATTACCAAGCCTGGAGCTCGAATCTGGAAGAAGGGTGAAGGACTTCCTAACTTCGACAACAACAATATCCGTGGATCACTCATAATAACCTTTGACATAGACTTCCCTAAGGATCAGTTTAATGAAGATGAGAAAGCTGGTATGACAAGTTTATTGGCCTAGATTTTTTGTGCGTGGAATATAGTAcagcaccagtcaaaagtctgtTTCTACAtgataaaacaatgctgaaagcattcaaaatatgcaatcatctaatttgaacagttgatattgtaATGTTTCTGCTACTCTGCAAAGCCTTCAAAAACAATGATTAGGCTGGTAACCCTAAATGAACTACTCtgtagcagaggtaagttttggtcttgctttttttaaatggtctacatgagagccagtttcatcatgatgcttgacaggttttgcaaatgtacttgaCAAGAACTTGATTAGaatgtaggaaaataatcacaaaataaaaaacattgaattggaagatgtgttcaaacttttgactggtactgtacaggacattcttttttttgtacaaaatcCCCCAGATCTTGCTCCTGAGGTTTCCTCACTTATTCAATATTTGTAATGTTGTCCATCTCTTTCCTTGTATAGACATAAAGAAGCTGCTGAAGCAGACACCATCTCAGAAGGTTTATAACGGTTTACAGGGATACTGACACGCCAGCCAACAATACCGGGACTGATTTACCCTGTTGAGTTCCATACACCAAccatataaacacaaaaaagaatCAAGCATggagggtttatttattttctcagaCTGTACTCAGGATaggttgtctgtgtgtgtgttttgttttgagttttttttttgttttttttttgggagggcGACCCCTTTTCTCTCAAAGTTAGGGTTATGGAACacagcaagttttttttaataatcttttttgtttgtttgtttaaggcTTTTGTGATCATGGTTTCAGTGTTTGCATTAAAAGTTTAACAGTTGTTCCCTCTTTGGCCAGTGTACTACCCACTATATCAACACTCTAAAGGAACCAAGCTGCCACAAGAAAGTGCAACATATAAGACTGAGCCCTTATAttaaaagacactttttttttttaaagaaatacctGCCTCTTTACTGTACAATGTCAGACAAATATTTCTCTTCCAAATTTTTCAGAAAGGATTTATATGACTGTATTGTTTATTTGTAGACGTTTATGTCCTTCATGGagtattttctgtttttctccttCTTGGATGATTTTGTTAATTGTAAGATATTCCTTTTCAGTTTTAACATGTCCAACATCACCTCTATGACCTTTCTTATGATAAACATTTTGGCTCTTCTTCTATTAAGTCCCGTGCTGTGGTTTCAACAGGGGACGGCTGCATTAAATTGCCCCAGTGCTCGAGAGGAGCAAAGTTTATGATCATCACAAGACTTTAATTAAaggtttataataatgtttcaaacttattctttttaaatacattttccctTGACTGACCACATGTCCAGGCCACGGTTATAAGGGGATAATAATGATTTAGAGGACAGATGAACATTTGTTCATTCGAATGAGCTGGCTATGAAAGGCTATGTCATTGACACTGTTAAGTCACTGTTTTGTGCTTCTTGGATTTGCTAGAATGTACAGATGGTAAATGTTAGAAGAGCGAGAaaagtaaattataaaaaattataatttatcaGTAGGTGGCACaggggtgtagtggttagcactgtcaccttgaaCCTCCAGTGTCCGGTTTCTGGctaggctcgattcctgtctctgtgtgcatggagtttgcatgttctccttgtgcttggcggatttcctctgggtacaatagtttcctcccacagactcgcagattaggctaattggtgttcccaaattgtgtgtgtgcgtgcgcatgtgccctgcaatggattggcaaccttcaaggtgtactccgcctcgtgccctaagcttccaggccccccatgaccctgaatgcaggataaagaGGGATAGATGCTAAGTAAGTGAATAATTTATCAGTAAAAGTGTTTTAGTCTATGATGCAAGGCCATTAGAGAGGGTGTTCGAGTTAAATGGCCTTTTGCAGAAATAATCTACAACAATCTGTCTTTACAGTCTACCTCCTAACTTCATGGATTTGCAAGAGAATATAATGAAATCTATAGCACGTTATTCTCCTTAGATAAGAGACATCAATTTTTAAGATGCCAAGtgtgcaatatacagtatgcagagTAGCTGCAAAATCCAATTCAGGGTAGGTAGTGCGAGCAAAGTAACAGGATAGAGTTctcttgggaaaaaaaaactggggcACAGAGATGATTATCACCTAAATGAACTTTACCACATTTGAAACTGAGCAAAATAAGGAAAGAACAACTAGGGAAAGCATATGAAagtaataattattgttatttaacacACTTCTTAGTGAAGTACTTACAATAGTCATTGTGAAACACACAAATCACTACTGATAAAGTTATAAAAGTAGAAGGAAAATTTAAAAGTCAGCCATCAGTATTTCTTTGAATTGGTTCTTTTCTTGGGTGAAATGATTGTACAGACTGTTAAAAAGCAGACATTCCAAATAGCTGCACTGCAGCacaaattttaattcatttttagtCCACTTAGATTATTAACATACTGGTGCTGAAATacccaaaatgtattttaatttacaattacattaGGTGTTTGAAAGATGCTCTTATCCGCTCTTAAAGATGCTCAGCGGAGCCACACTGTTAAAAAGGATATTTTTGGGTGGGTGTTGGGAAGTTATGTGCGGGGTGGGAGTAAACCAAATACCTAAGAAAGAGACATTTCTTTGGTCATCCAGTTTGCCCTGCTAATGACTTGCCCATGATTGATAGGCAAGGCTGATTCAACACTACATGACATTTACGATCTCAAAGGGTTCCGAAAACAGATTTTTCTCACTGATTGTTTTGATGTCTCAAAAACGGTGGACCATACACTTGACTGCACCAGGTGAGGCCAACTGAATGCAACAAACTCTCATTACAACTCTCACGAGAGCTAGAGTacacttttaataaaaagaaaataaaaaatagacaaacaTTGGTGGCGGAATGGGGTATAGTGGTTAGCCTTATGGCCTCGCACTCATCCTCAATTCACACCTCGGGATTTGTATGCAGggctttgcatgttctcctcattcttggtgggtttcccctgggttcTCTGttttactcccacagtccaatggcATGCAGGTAAGGTTAATTGGTGTATTGGTAATTTTCCGGGTTGTGTGCGTGCGCGGGtgcgtgccctgtgatagattggcaccctgtccagagtgtaccctgccttgtgccctaagtctcctgagatagggtCCAGGcctctgtgaccctgtacaggataaagaggtaaataaataaatgaatgaatgaagacgACCCAAGCGTGGGGGATCCGGACTCTTCTATGGTTAGTGGCCTCTACACGACAACGTCCAGAGTCAcctctgaaaaataaaaaatcaaacagACTCGACACGATTTTAAAACTTAACAAAATCTATACACGACAATATCTAAAGTGGTGTGGTGTGGCCTCGACCCGATGCTGAATAAACAGGTAAAATCTTGTCAATGTTCAAAGTCTCCACTAGATGGCGACAAAGGTGCATTAAAGTTGAGTGTTCCCCAACTTCAATGATACGattgtaaaagtttttaaaaatgctctTTAAGTGCACGTTCTTAAGCTTAATGCATTATACTTTGAGTTTGGAAATACAGTTATGTTCAAATTTCATTGCATACCACGCAGATTCAggttaaaacaaagaaaaaaaaatgttctgttgAGAGTGGCCAGTTGCAACTGTATAGGTAGTGTTGCCACTTCATAAAGGACAGTTCCTCTCTGGGCAGCCCCACACAACCCATATCAAAACCCAGTAGATAGATTGGCTATGTTCAATTCCCTGAGTGTAACTGAGTGTATGTGTACATGGTGTGCAGGGTGAATTATCCTGTCTTACTCTCAATGATACTGAGCAATTATACATGAGCATaacctcagtggttaaggcattgcactacggttcggaagatcccaggttcaaatcccacaaccaccaagttgccactgttgggcccttgagcaaggcccttaaccctcaactgctcagatgtataatgagatttaaaaaaatgtaagtcgctctggatgagagcgtctgccaaatgcctaagtgTATATACTGGAATAGGAATCCCCTGTGACACAGGATGCCCAAGTTGGTTACAATTTTATCCTCAAGAAAATTCTCAAACTTGCTGTCGAGTTGCTTTTGTGTTGTCTGTTTCGTGTCATTGTCATGGTGGACTTTTAAACTGTTCCCCAGTTTGAGGAACTCAAACCTAACAGGTTTCCCTCAAACAGTTTACAGATGAACGATCTGTGCCAAAATACAGTCTCAGTTGTATGTGctttgttggtgttttttttttttctttttgcataatTTCAGAGTGCACTATGTCATACAGGTGAtggtttttataaataattatacttaaacccCATCATTGTTACTACCTATCCAATCTGCTTAATATAACAGCAATTATatcaataatctttttttgggaggttttgtttgtttgttttaatattgccTTTTCTAGCATTGGCAGAGGATTTTGAGAGAAGGAGGTGTTATCCAGTATTTTAAGATCATCCCTGTAGAGATATCCTGGAATTTATTCAGCTTCTTTACCGAGAAACCCTTCCTTTTTTTACATTCCAAACCACAGTGGTTTACAAGTATTAATTTATGCATTTGTGACACACCCCCACAAGAAAACTGTGGGATATGGTGGTCTGCCACACAAGCTCAAGCTCCAAAAGAGGGTTGGATCTGGGAGTGTCTGGGTTTACCTCTAGTTGACACCAAATCAGAACAGCCTGAAATTGCTTCATGAAAATTGTTTTCTGGTGTGCATATTATTTATGTGGTTCTAATGTTATGCataataaactattaaataGAACTATTAAATGTATGATTGTCTGATATAGAATTTTTTAAGGGAAAGTTCTTTGTTGTGGGTATAACAGTGTTCATCTGGAACAGCCCTCTTTGGTATGTCTGTGTGGCCACAAGAGGGCAGTGTTACCCACAATGTTGCTCTGCATGAAATTAAGCTGCCACATGTCTTCAGGATGTAAGCCACTAAGTGAGCTGAACTTGGAGTCTGGCCTGTGCTGAGTGGATGTGAGCACATAGTTCAAAGGGGCACTGGCAGACTGTTAAGCTTAATGGCACACGTAGGGGTTAAAGCTTCCTGGCAGAAGTGGTGCAGCTTCTCTGCTTACACTGTATTTGGCAGCAATCTGAGCCTTTCACTGCCTTGGCAGAAGTTTTGGTTAACTtcgtatgtgtatatatgtgggTGAGGAAggaagagagggaaagagagagagagagagagaatagctCAAAATTTCAGTTTATAGGTATAcaaatttctttgtctttgtctcAAGCAAAACATTGGTTAATAGTACACCTTTTAAGTAGTATTGTATTCATGACTTTCTGTAATGAAATCAAAAAGAGCATAACAGTCTCTAAAGTCTGAATGTCTGTTGTTGTTATCTATCAATATACTAACCAACAAAGCATGGACTGGGtaaaaaacactcaaaaaaaattaaataagagatCTGATGGACAAATCCTGCAATTTTGTGGTAGGGAGCTTGAAGTAAACAAAAGGCAGCTCTTGTGTGGAATAATGCATGTCAGCCGTGTCCTCAGCCCACCGCCGCTTTGAAGGTGCACACAGCCTCCCTCTGCTGAAAAGGCCGTATGCGCTATGTTACCATATAGAATCCCATTGATTcaaagacacatacacacaaaaaaaataaaagcctcAACTATTTAACAGCACATTGTGGGCTCTAATTATGGGAAGCATGGGCAGGAAAAACCgcttgagggttttttttcccagacagTGCCGGAGTTCTTCAGAGACTAAGGACGATGCTGCTGTTTGTTGAAATACTTTCGTGTCTAAACATAGTTAGCTGTCATTATGGATCTTCGCTGACCTCCTAACAACATCTCAAGTCTACTTCTATATTAATGTCACTTTGTCCGTTGCAGGGGCTCAACATAGTTTGTGGCATTCACATCCTCCGGAAAGGGTAATGGTGGCGAGGGAAGGCAGAGGTAGAGTGTTTAAACCATTGGATTTGAGGAACGTGTTTCAAGTAGCACCaacatcacatacagtacatgtatagtCATAACAGTCAGACTGGGTTTATTGGCTGTTTGTTATCCAGCTGATCATGAGTGAACAGGTCAGATGAGGTGTTTTTGTGGAACCGGTGTCGTCCCATGCAATTTATAAGATACATCCTTTAGGGCTGAAGATATTAAAATCAGCCTGACTATGTGCGTATAAAGTACAGTAGAGGGTAGGGGTGTTGAGGGCAGGCAGGCTGGTGAAAGCGGTCTTTGTGTGGGTGAGGAGTGTGCATTCAGGCCCTCCCCTCGGCCGCCATGCCTGGGTGCTGTGGTGGCAGATCACAGTTAATAACTGTGTGGTCGGCTGTCAGGAGCACTTAACCTGATGCTGGGCAGGCAGGGCCCTTGAACAGAGCTTCCTCTGCCTGAGTGggagtgtatatatgtgtgcgtgtgtatatatgtatgtgtatgtatttcTGAGAGCAAATATAATCATGAAGAAGTGCAATCTGACAACAATCTACAAGTTTCAAGAGCAGTTTAACTAGAGTGTCTTAGGTTAAGGTAGTAATATTACATTACTATACACTTTACATTGAAATAATCTAGTACTGAGCTTTTTCagctaatttaatttattttccagcatttttttttaaccaataatGTTTACTCCTAATTGTGTCTGCTATGTACTGTGGCAGTGTTTTTGCTTGCCGAGTCAgccactttttaaatgttatgctGTGGTAACCTCTAATGAATCTGTCCTTTCTGCTACAATCAGTGCAGTGTTCCATACTTCATGTTTCCTGCATTTTTACATCATCTTAATAGTAAAATTATATGACATGTACCAGAAATTTCCAGTGAGAGTGCCTTACTTGCACTTTGAAGAGACAGTCAATTTGGTTGtgaagaatttttaaaaatccactGAATCCTTCCTATGAAAATGAACATCACTAATGACGGTGCATCATCACAGAAGCTGATCAGTGGAATTGGAGATACGTTGCTCTTTCAAATTCTTAGATAAAAGGACCACTAATTAATATTTGGGACAAAAAAGACGGAACATGTTGACATTATAGCCCTACTAGTTTTTAAGGTATTGAGGTTTGGATTAAAACTATTTCATTTAGGGAACCAGTTAAACAGGTTAataagaactaaaaaaaaaatccaaaagctTTTATAGTATTAAATTGAGATTTATACTAAGGTAACAACGTAAATGTTCAAAAAAGGGTGTCAATAGTTTTGGCTATGCATAATGGACCCGACTTTGACAACCTGTGTTGTAGATCACTCTTAAGAAGTAACTGCATCTTCAGGAATTTGTCTCACTGTTTTATTGCATACGATGGCTTGTCGTCAGATCTCATTATTTTATCCACCCCATTACTCATTTtgctaaaaacatgcagaactCCTCTTTGGTGGCTTGGATATAAACTATTTAGGAACATTTATGAGTTCCGCTTGTTAAATTAGATAACAGTGCACGTACACAGGAATCTGccataaatgttcttttttttttactttggaatATGGTCCAGATTTTGGTCACAGGGTGTCAATAGTTTTGACCGTTTAATGTGCAAGGGTCATATGATCACAGTATGTAggagtgtttttgtttgtattatagTTTAAAGAGCTCCAAACTGTATGCTGACAGTTTCATCACTTTTGTGATTATAATATATGTGGAAAAAACTGAAGAACTGTATCCATGGAccagtgagtgtgagagtgagtatACATACTACTGTGTCCAACATGATAAGTGTGTGGTTGTTAATT
The DNA window shown above is from Clarias gariepinus isolate MV-2021 ecotype Netherlands chromosome 5, CGAR_prim_01v2, whole genome shotgun sequence and carries:
- the dnajb11 gene encoding dnaJ homolog subfamily B member 11, whose amino-acid sequence is MAAGGMKLSSLCFLLLCLIATVLAGRDFYEILGVSKSATVKEIKKAYRKLALQLHPDRNQDDPKAQDKFADLGAAYEVLSDEEKRKQYDAYGEEGLKEGHHRSDGDIFSSFFGDFGFMFGGNRQQQDRNIPRGNDIVLDLEVTLEEVYSGNFVEVVRNKPVAKEASGKRKCNCRQEMRTTQLGPGRFQMTQEVVCDECPNIRLVNEERTLEVEIEQGVRDEMEYPFIGEGEPHIDGEPGDLRFRIKVLKHPLFERRGDDLYTNVTITLVEALVGFEMFIRHLDGHKVHIVRDKITKPGARIWKKGEGLPNFDNNNIRGSLIITFDIDFPKDQFNEDEKADIKKLLKQTPSQKVYNGLQGY